In one Lycium barbarum isolate Lr01 chromosome 7, ASM1917538v2, whole genome shotgun sequence genomic region, the following are encoded:
- the LOC132601334 gene encoding uncharacterized protein LOC132601334: MGTVQIFLQKNEAGDEKWRGSVGSLVEAPIDQVWNLVSQSSRLSEWMPVVERCTDLGGEEGFPGYVRLVSGFMFPQNDGDRSWIKERLVSMDTSSHSYVYKMEASNVGLDGSTNSLTLFDYEDDTTLVNWTFEINPLEGTSEDTIIDYLGFLYKSCINKIKCAIDTSSQSECTGE, translated from the coding sequence ATGGGAACTGTTCAAATTTTTCTACAGAAGAATGAGGCAGGAGACGAGAAATGGCGTGGATCAGTTGGAAGCTTAGTGGAGGCTCCAATCGACCAAGTGTGGAACTTAGTATCACAAAGCAGTAGACTATCTGAATGGATGCCAGTGGTGGAAAGATGCACTGATTTAGGTGGAGAAGAAGGATTTCCAGGCTACGTTCGCCTAGTTTCTGGTTTCATGTTCCCCCAAAACGACGGAGACAGGTCGTGGATCAAGGAAAGGCTAGTTTCTATGGACACTTCATCACATAGTTATGTTTACAAAATGGAAGCAAGCAATGTAGGTCTCGATGGATCAACGAATTCACTAACCCTCTTTGATTATGAAGATGATACAACTCTTGTCAACTGGACTTTTGAAATAAATCCACTGGAAGGCACCTCCGAGGACACAATCATAGATTACTTGGGATTTCTTTATAAATCTtgtataaataaaattaaatgtgCTATAGATACCTCCTCTCAAAGTGAATGTACTGGAGAGTAA